A window of Gammaproteobacteria bacterium genomic DNA:
TTGTTTTATTACCCGAAAAACCAAAGTCAGGCCACCATTTCGCTAGGGGGAGGGCGATAAGAAAATTACCTGCCTGGCAAGAATTACCGCTTGAGACGGTAGGTGGCAACCAAATTACTTTAATGTTGCCTAGTACGACATCCTTACTTGAGCCACATCGGAACACTATGTCTAATAGTAATAAAAATGAATCGCCAGTGCCAGGTTCTCTCGAACAATTCCGGGGGGCAATGGCAACGATTCTCTCCAGCAGCACGGTTAGGTCACTAATAAAATATGTAGAACCAATTCACCCAGACACGCGTTGCGCTGTCGTGCTGGATATGCTCATCAGCGATCAGTCATTATTTGTAATTCCTGTTGTGGATCAAGATAACGTGCCCATCGGCCTCATTAATAGAAATAAAATGCTAGAAACATTTAGCCGCCCGTATACTCGTGAGCTATATGGGAGAAAACCAATCTCAGATCTTTCTGAAGCCTCACCCATTATTGTCGAGCAAGATAAGAATATCGATGACGTGGCCCGGATCATTTCTGACACTGGTCCGCAATCAATCTCAGATGGCTTTATTATTACTTGCGAGGGAATTTACGTTGGCATGGGATCTGGATATAGTCTACTTAATGCGATTACCGAACAAAAAAATGCCAATCTGTATCAGTTGGCACACTTTGATGCGATGACTGGCCTACCCAGTCGCATGTTATTTCAAGATCGATTGATCCAGGCATGTTCTCATTCGTTACGTAAAAATAACGGCGTAACACCACCCCGTACTTCAGTAGCGCTGCTGTTCCTTGACTTGGATCGTTTCAAGTTAGTGAACGATACCTTTGGACACCACATCGGTGATTTGCTTCTCAAAGAAGTTGCACAACGCTTATTGTCATGCGTACGCATGGATGATACTGTCGCGCGATTAGGTGGGGATGAATTCACGATTATTCTTCCGCGCGTAAAAAACACCCAGGATGTAGCTTTCGTTGCACAAAAGATAATTACCGCTATCGCCAAACCATTCAATCTCTGTAAACATGAAATATTCGTTGGCGTAAGTGTCGGTATAGCGCTCTTTCCCAGCGACGATTCAGAGATTAACAATCTTATCCAGAAGGCGGATACCGCTCTATATCACGCCAAGGGTAACGGTCGAAATCAATATCAATTCTTTACGGAGGAGATGAACCAGGTAATTTCTAAGAGGATTGCACTGGAAAGAAATCTGCGCCTCGCACTGGAGAATAATGAATTTTTCTTGTACTTTCAACCACAGGCAAACATAAAAACGGGACGTATTGACGGTATTGAAGCACTGATCAGATGGCGACATAACGGAAATGAAATCTCCCCTACCGATTTCATACCATTTGCCGAGGAAACAGATCTAATTGTCAGAATTGGTGAATGGGTGTTACGAACCGCTTGCCGGCAAGGAAAAATCTGGCAAGTTGCTGGTCTACCTCCTGTGCAAATCGCAGTTAATTTGTCGATGCGTCAACTGCACCAAGCCAATTTCCTAGAACGAGTTATTGAAATTCTCAGAGAGACCGGTTTTGATCCTACGTATTTAGAATTCGAGTTAACTGAAAGTCTCTTAATGAGAAATGTTGAAGAAACCATCGTCCTTTTAGAACACCTCAAAGAGTTAGGTATAAAATTATCTATAGATGATTTTGGAACGGGCTATTCTTCATTGAGTTACCTTCAACGCCTCCCCATCGACGCGTTGAAAATAGATCGTAGTTTTGTTCAGGGTATCGATAAAACAGGGGCCAATCTCAACATTATCCGTGCCATTATTGGCTTGGCGCATGGCCTGGGCATTACCGTAATTGCTGAAGGAGTTGAAACAAAAACACAGCTTAACTTCCTACGCAAACAGCAATGTGATCGGATTCAGGGTTATTTATGCAGTCGACCACTAACCTCTACAGTATTGGAGCAGTTTCTTTCTAGTAGATACTGTCTAGACGTTGAGTGATAGAAGCTGCGGGGTCATGTCAATGTGAAGCGCTACCGAACACTTTGTATAATCAAAAAATGAAATGCTCTGATTTTCGACAAGAGCGCCGACTGCCTCCCTATGCTTTATCTATCGATCCTATGCCCCCACATCCACTGAATATAGAA
This region includes:
- a CDS encoding diguanylate cyclase codes for the protein MSNSNKNESPVPGSLEQFRGAMATILSSSTVRSLIKYVEPIHPDTRCAVVLDMLISDQSLFVIPVVDQDNVPIGLINRNKMLETFSRPYTRELYGRKPISDLSEASPIIVEQDKNIDDVARIISDTGPQSISDGFIITCEGIYVGMGSGYSLLNAITEQKNANLYQLAHFDAMTGLPSRMLFQDRLIQACSHSLRKNNGVTPPRTSVALLFLDLDRFKLVNDTFGHHIGDLLLKEVAQRLLSCVRMDDTVARLGGDEFTIILPRVKNTQDVAFVAQKIITAIAKPFNLCKHEIFVGVSVGIALFPSDDSEINNLIQKADTALYHAKGNGRNQYQFFTEEMNQVISKRIALERNLRLALENNEFFLYFQPQANIKTGRIDGIEALIRWRHNGNEISPTDFIPFAEETDLIVRIGEWVLRTACRQGKIWQVAGLPPVQIAVNLSMRQLHQANFLERVIEILRETGFDPTYLEFELTESLLMRNVEETIVLLEHLKELGIKLSIDDFGTGYSSLSYLQRLPIDALKIDRSFVQGIDKTGANLNIIRAIIGLAHGLGITVIAEGVETKTQLNFLRKQQCDRIQGYLCSRPLTSTVLEQFLSSRYCLDVE